TGCCTGCTTGAGATAGGAGTTTCTCCTTCCAACCTTGTATTTTCTTCCAAATTCTCTCCTTAATGTAGGCAAACCCTTGTCTCTTTGCTCTCCCCACAAATGCAGGTAACCCCAAATATCTCTCATATTGCCTGATAGCTAGAACACCCAACAAATGTTGTATTCTGACTTGGACATCATGGTGAGTGTTAGAACTGAAGAAGATATTTGTcttatctttgtttattttttggcccGAACCCCTCTCATAAATTGACAAAAGATCAAGGATTACCTGACACTCAGATTCTTTTGCACGGCAAAAGAGAACATTGTCATCAACAAAAAATAGATGAGACACACGTGGCCCATTTCTTCAAATTGACACTCCCCTGATAACACCCTCAGATTCAGCTTTGTGGAGCAAGCCTTGAAGTCCCATGGCacatagcaaaaataaatatggaGACAACGGATCACCTTGCCTTAGCCCTCTACTAGGCTTGATAGTTCTACCTGGCACCCCATTGAGCAAAACCGAATATGAAACAGACTTGATGCATGACATGATAGTAGCAAGAAAACTTCCAGCAAACCCTAAATGCAACATTGCCCTTTCCAAGAAATCCCACTCCACTCTGTCATAAGCTTTACTTATATCAAGCTTTAGAGTCATATAGCCATCTTTGCCTTGGGTCTTCCGCTTCAAGAAATGGAGTGTCTCGAATGCAACCAACACATTATCAGTAATCAGCCTTCCCGAAAGAAAAGCACTCTGTGAATCAGATACTACATATGGCAAAATCAGCTTCAAACGGTTAACCAACACTTTTGCAATGAGTTTGTAGACCACATTACAAAGGCTTATAGGTCTAAAATCTGAAACTTTCTTAgggtcttttattttggtaataagTGCAATAAAAGTAGAATTAATAGAATCTGGAATAGTGCCAGAATTTAAAGCTGTCAAAACTACTTCTGTCACATCTATACCAACAATATGCCAAAATGATTTGTAAAAAATAGGGGACATACCATCGGGGCCAGGAGCTGTGAGAGGGGCCATATGGTGGAGAGCTTTGAGAACCTCTTCAGCCTTGCAAGGTTTATTTAAGCTATTATTCATCTCATCAATTATTGTAGGAATTAAGCCATTCAAAATCTCATCAAAGCCAGTTGGATTTGATGTGGTAAACATAGTATCAAAATAAGTACTTGCCAATCTGCCCATTTGATCTTCATCTTTGATCCAAACACCAAACTCATCTTCCAACCCCACAATAAAATTATGCTTATTCCGTTGGTTGGCCTGACAATGGAAATAGCGAGTGTTGCGGTCTCCCTCCTTCAACCAATCACTATGAGAACGTTGCTTCCACATTGCTTCCTTGGTTCCATGTGCTAAGGTTAACTTGGcaacttgcaatttttttcaacaaaatactaaCCGGGTTTGAGTCAAATAAATTAACCCAAGATTGTTTCACCACATCCTCACAAGATCTATCTTTGAGCCACATTGCCTCAAATCGGAATGGCTGCCCCTTTCTATAGAACCTTTTTTGCTTAGCATCTGAAATGAGAAGGATAGGTCTATGGTCAGAATGAAAGCACTCTAAGTGATGGATACGGGAAGTAGGAAACCGTAAAAACCAATCCACTGTTGCCACCCCACAATCCAAACGGATCCAAACATTATGGTCTCCTGGTCTTCTATTGCACCATGTAAAAGGGTATCCATTAAATCCAAGATCTTTAAATCCACAATAATCCAATGCATCCTGGAACCCTTGCATCTGTCTTTCAGGCTGATCCAACCATCCCTGTTTTTCTTCAAGTCTAAGtatctcattaaaatcaccaagGCATATCCAAGGTAAACTATGTCTGTGGCTCAAATCTCTGAGTAGATTCCAGGAATGTTCCCGGCTGGCAGTTTCAGGCTCTCCATAGAAACCCGTGAAACGCCAGGTGTCATCCATTCCTTGATCCACCACCTCATCAATGTGATTATCAGAAGAAATAAGGACTTTCATTGCAAAATATTCTTTCCACAGTAAAGCCAGCCCCCCCTCCCCTATTATGACGTGGAacagcaaaataatttttatactgcATTTTACGACTTATCTTCTCAATAACATCCGTATCAACTTTGGTCTCCATGAGGAAAACCATTTTGGGATCTTTTTTGCTAACTAAGTCAGCAAGTTCGGCATCTGTctgtgggttcccaagcccacgacagttccagCTAAGGCAACTCATTGTGACTGGTGGTGCTGGGAACCAGCCACCACCTGATTATTCTCATTTCCCCCCTTACTTACTACATTAaccctcttcttttttctaataGTCAAGTCCACAGCCTCCAACTCTGGTCGCCTACTCTCTAAAGTCTCCATATCTGAACTTGAATCAGATTCCCCAACCTCACACAATAGTTTTGTCCATTTTTTCTTGGAACTTGTCAAAGGCTGCGTAGCTAACCTATTTGTTATGTTTGCTAGTGGAGTCTGGGTTgcaccaaaagagaaaaaaccatTCAACCCCTCACTGTGACCAACTCCCCCCTTATTACACAAAGCAGTTTGCAAGGGCATTGTATAAGTTGGCTGACCCGGACCCACCAAATTCTCCATgctttttttccaaaacttcaGACATCTCACCATTAACACTAAAATCATTTCGGTGCAAATTATCATGATGAGAAATAAGCACACCTGATGGTTCGGCTTCCACGAGTACTGCCTCTGACCGAATATGTTCTGTTGCACCTCCCTTGCCAAGGTCTGAACCGTGCACACCTTTATTGTTCAAGTCCTTGGTGGTTGGCTGTTTACGCTCCATTGCCGGACCCTTTTTCCAGCTCGGTTTCCCACGAGCACTACCAGATATAACCTCCATTGTTTTCCTAGTGTGACGCACCGAATCAGCACGTAACCAATCCCCATATTGTtgctcttctttcttcaatctACCTTTTCCCCGAAGCCACACGTCGCAGTCGCTTTCACTATGGGAAACCTTCCCGCACCAATAACAAAAGTTGGGCAGCTGCTCAAATTTAAGCAAAGCCCACCCAACATGCTTTCCTTCCGACCACAGTTTGCAACACCGCGGAAGAGGTTTTTAAATACCAATCACAACCCGAATTCGCAAGAACTCACTTCCCTCACCATCATCCTCTGGGTCAGCCACCTGCACTAAAGCTCCAATAGTGTTACCCACTGCTTCACCCGTCGCCTGAGTAAGGCACTAATTTGGGACATTGTGGAGTTGCACCTAGAAGGTAACAGAATCAAAAGGGAGCAAAGGAGCAGATTCAACATCCACAGCGCGCTAAAAAGCAACTAAGCTTTTGTCGTAGTTCCATGGCTCAAACTTCAGGACTCGTTCTAGGTCCAGTGCATCATCGAattcaaacaacaaaatattGCCCCCAATATCCCGAATCTTCATCTCTCCAATGAGTTTCCAAAGCGGTTTGAACGTCCGACTAGCTGCCTCTGCATTAACCACTCGCTTTGTGAAAAACTTTGCTACTAAACGCACAATGGAGACCTCTGTTTTCTGAGGAACATTAGCCCcgttctcttcttcttctgtcGATGAAAATCGTGACCAAAGGTCCTCAATGGATGCCATAGCAATAAGACTGCCAGCCACACCACTCCCTAACAGGGACATCAACACACACCACTCACCGTCCTACCAGGCACAGGGCTTGAAAGGAACAGGAGAACCTCCACgaagggaaggaaaaaattCTACACTTGTCGCTGGGAAAACCTAACTAGAG
The DNA window shown above is from Quercus lobata isolate SW786 chromosome 7, ValleyOak3.0 Primary Assembly, whole genome shotgun sequence and carries:
- the LOC115951962 gene encoding uncharacterized protein LOC115951962, which encodes MKVLISSDNHIDEVVDQGMDDTWRFTGFYGEPETASREHSWNLLRDLSHRHSLPWICLGDFNEILRLEEKQGWLDQPERQMQGFQDALDYCGFKDLGFNGYPFTWCNRRPGDHNVWIRLDCGVATVDWFLRFPTSRIHHLECFHSDHRPILLISDAKQKRFYRKGQPFRFEAMWLKDRSCEDVVKQSWEAMWKQRSHSDWLKEGDRNTRYFHCQANQRNKHNFIVGLEDEFGVWIKDEDQMGRLASTYFDTMFTTSNPTGFDEILNGLIPTIIDEMNNSLNKPCKAEEVLKALHHMAPLTAPGPDGMSPIFYKSFWHIVGIDVTEVVLTALNSGTIPDSINSTFIALITKIKDPKKVSDFRPISLCNVVYKLIAKVLVNRLKLILPYVVSDSQSAFLSGRLITDNVLVAFETLHFLKRKTQGKDGYMTLKLDISKAYDRVEWDFLERAMLHLGFAGSFLATIMSCIKSVSYSVLLNGVPGRTIKPSRGLRQGDPLSPYLFLLCAMGLQGLLHKAESEESECQVILDLLSIYERGSGQKINKDKTNIFFSSNTHHDVQVRIQHLLGVLAIRQYERYLGLPAFVGRAKRQGFAYIKERIWKKIQGWKEKLLSQAGKEEIEVMIRKFWWGCHRDNKKVHWVKWEKLCQAKDCGGMGFKEIEKFNDALLAKQVWRMLKNLESLCHRVFKARFFPDCSILEANPSINGSYAWKSIISARDVVRKGMVWRIDDGKTMSLKEDKWLPDQVSILIDKENGTWKEAEIMHNFLPHEAKKIMSILLSTRLPQDSPIWSKTPSGIFSTRSAYKLLVNEAATNSLSGSNPHPQRHLWRGVWMLRTPNKDDYRVEIFAILAWLLWNRRNSIHFRRLARPLNQIFSEAAKLLQDFLEAHDDEPVIAQNPIQPKLFAPARPWYKANFDRALFKSSNSAGLGVIIRDTNGAVIGALSARVPLPQSVAMVEALACRRVVQFPVEIGLHEVIFEGDAAVVINAISKGSANQSLYGHIVDDVLGQASLLHFSDFCYVPRSCNSVADTLAKRAKAGPELQVWLEDCPEDIIPLVLGDVS